ATCAATGTGTTTATTAGATTTAACTAACAACAACATAGGAACTATATTCAATCAATTTCCGCTAAATGTGACTGTGTACGGCGATTGAGAAAACCTTTTCGATTCGCTGAACAGGGAAAATTTCCTTGAAGATGACATCATCCGATTGAGCGGTTTCCACGACGGCAGTATCCGATGAGGTAGCACGAATGGCGACGGGACTTTTGTTCATCGAGCTAACACCGACACTTTTTCCAATTGAGTGTAGTAGTTTGTTAGAAGTGAAATGAGAACGGAGATTCAACGAGATAGGTATGAAGCTTCTATTTCCGCGATTGACTTTTGAGTTGTGACGAAGATAAGAATGGTGGAGAAGAGACTCAATGGGAACAGTGGACatggcgagagagagagagagagcagaagaaagaagaagaagatattttgtAGCAGCGAATGTTACTGAAGAAGAGGTTAATAAGAGTCGTTggaattatttttattttttgagaaaatagtATTTGGCAGAGAGATATGATAACTTTTGGTTTGGTGAAAGGAAAagatctttttttatttcgaATAATGCGTGGACTTGTTATTATCAAACTATAACGCCACGTCAGCTTAGATCCTTCCGCGTTCTCTGCCACGTCGGTagactaaaatattaatatattatttatttttttttttttttttttgagcaacgatattaatatattaattattatacaaTCTTACTAAATACAAGATACAAGGAAATTTAGTAGctcagattttgtgttttctattttttgtctGATTTACCATCTGACGGCTGATCGATGAGTTTGGAACGTTAAGATCGTGAAATCGTTTATTTCTGAAAAATAGTGAAGCACAGATCTCAGTGGTTTGGTATCGTAGAGATTTAAAAAGTAgctactttttgttttatcaagttaattgttttccttttattcttataacgttattttattgtttgcttctttttattaaattgaaatGTTTATTAAATGTTAACAATCTGGTTGTTATTCAGTAAAATCAGGATTCTCGTTAACAAATTCTTTAACCACTGTTTAAACATTAATAACGAGTTAACGAcattaaaacccaaaataacacaaatatttttcaagcCCAAACTCTATCCACAAACccataaaacaagaaaatggatCAAGTCCACAAGCCTAGAAGAGAGAAACGATAAGAAATTTAAGAACCCATATAGAGCCAACCGCTAAAAGATAAACTGAGTAGCAAGTAGTAACACAACTCTAAAACTCTGAAAAAGCCTTTTTGTACTTTGAGACATTTCTCTACTCAGCAGCAGAGTTACCCTGAAGAAGACCATCCCTGATCTGTGAAGCAATGTCCCTAACAGCGCCTGGACCGTGCGGTATGAACACCGAGTTTGACTTCGAAGAAGCACCAATTTCCTTCAATGTGTCAAAGTACTGAGTCACAAGAACCATATCCATCACGTCTTTGGAAGATGTTCCTGGAACAGACTCGGAGAAGGCGAGGACGCTGTTTCTCAGACCGTCCACAATGGCTTGTCTCTGACGGGCTATACCCATACCTGAAAGGTATTTCGATTCAGCTTCTCCCTCAGCACGCTTGATCTGCAGAATCTTCTCTGCCTCAGCTTTCTCACTCGCTGCCTCTCTCATTCTAGAAGCTGTGTTTACAccagaaacagaacagaacatTGTGAGATtctcaacaaacaaaagtcGAAAACTTCTATAGCAAGATTTAAACGTACCAGCATTGATCTCATTCATTGCCCTCTTGACGTGCACATCAGGCTCGATATCCACAATCAGTGTCTGAACAATCTCATACCCGTAATGCGACATAGCCTATTATATACACAACAGCAGTTAGAGTCTTAACCTatgtataataattttttgcacaaatttcaaaattattgcTCAAGGAGATGGCTGGAAAGTAGTTTACCTTTTCGAGCTCAGTCTCAACGGTTTTTGCAATGTCATTCTTTTGCTCAAAGGTAGAGTCTAGATCCAGCTTAGGTACACTTGCTCGGATCACTATGCAAAAATGGTGGATCGATTAGTTAAGGCAAACACAATAACATCAAGAAGCCAAAAAGGAAGGATATTGAAACAAACCATCAAAGACATAAGCTTGAATCTGATTCCTCGTGTTGCTGAGCTTGTAAAAAGCATCTTGAGCACTCTCCGCTAAGGCACGGTATTGAATGGAAGCAACAACCGTGACAAACACATTATCCTAAACAACAAAGTAACCCAAAACCATTACAACCTTCAATGACACAGAACGAGTAAGGTATTGATTCAAGAGGAAGTGTCAAGAGACCTTAGTCTTTGTCTCGCAGCGAACATCGAGCTGTTGAACACGTAAAGAAAGGTGACCAGCGACTTGACTTCCCAAACACCATGGCAAACAGTGACAACCCGGCTCAAGAACTTCGTCGAATTTCCCAAAAGTCTCTTTGATTGCTACATTCGACTGATCAACTTGAATACAACCCAAAGCTTGACCCATTTTTTTCTCCTGAAaagtaaattacaaaactttatacctgaaaaatcatcaaattctaGATTATGggttataaaaacaaatacaagattctaaataataaataaagtcgacgagaagaagattataaaaatcatttctttaAGAATATTTATTCAACGACTAGTAGACTCAGATTCTATAAAATGACTTTAAAAAGTTGACTCTTGTTCTAAACGATTCAATAATTATCAAAATCTTACTACAAAACCCTAAGGAATTCAACAAAATACCCAAAAGCCTAACAGTTCCAAAACCcaccagagaagaagaagaaatcaaaatccacaCACGAAGAAGAATCCTAAAATTGATGGGAGTCAAAAAGAGTCCACGAAACAGAAAGACACAAATCAAcagtaacaaaacaaaattagattacgaagaagagaaattaacACACTTGGAGAGAATAATCTATGTGCCGCGTAAAGGTAAAGGAGGAAGCAAAGACGCAATTATAAGCAAAGCAGAGAAAGTTGGAGGAAATTACAAAGGAAGATTCCGCGAAATTACCTATTAGCAATTTGATAATTAACGAAATATTATGAGCTGTAAGATCGTTTGCTCTTTATTGTTGGGATTTTCCTCTTTCGTCTCTCGGCAATCAGTAAGTGTTAATATTTATACCACGACTGGTACTAAAATGGGATTCCTGGGATTTAGcttttatttctattaaaaagagattttagttgAGAGAATACAAATTTATCAGTACTTATccaattcttttttaagaaattgccAGAGTCATAATCGctgtttacaaaatttatttacgaaaaatttggacaaaaataattctagtttatatttatttcagcattaatatttt
This sequence is a window from Arabidopsis thaliana chromosome 1 sequence. Protein-coding genes within it:
- a CDS encoding SPFH/Band 7/PHB domain-containing membrane-associated protein family (SPFH/Band 7/PHB domain-containing membrane-associated protein family; INVOLVED IN: biological_process unknown; LOCATED IN: plasma membrane, vacuole; EXPRESSED IN: 26 plant structures; EXPRESSED DURING: 15 growth stages; CONTAINS InterPro DOMAIN/s: Band 7 protein (InterPro:IPR001107); BEST Arabidopsis thaliana protein match is: SPFH/Band 7/PHB domain-containing membrane-associated protein family (TAIR:AT5G62740.1); Has 35333 Blast hits to 34131 proteins in 2444 species: Archae - 798; Bacteria - 22429; Metazoa - 974; Fungi - 991; Plants - 531; Viruses - 0; Other Eukaryotes - 9610 (source: NCBI BLink).): MGQALGCIQVDQSNVAIKETFGKFDEVLEPGCHCLPWCLGSQVAGHLSLRVQQLDVRCETKTKDNVFVTVVASIQYRALAESAQDAFYKLSNTRNQIQAYVFDVIRASVPKLDLDSTFEQKNDIAKTVETELEKAMSHYGYEIVQTLIVDIEPDVHVKRAMNEINAASRMREAASEKAEAEKILQIKRAEGEAESKYLSGMGIARQRQAIVDGLRNSVLAFSESVPGTSSKDVMDMVLVTQYFDTLKEIGASSKSNSVFIPHGPGAVRDIASQIRDGLLQGNSAAE